A single region of the Thermoanaerobacterium aotearoense genome encodes:
- a CDS encoding serine hydrolase: MSLHDDIMNFISNADGDIGVSVKNLKTGEIISVNEDMMFPSASTIKILIMAQIYKMAKEGYIRLTDNIVLSDFMKTDGSGILYQLNSKHKFTIEELITLMIIISDNTAANVLIDIADMKNINKMAEDLGLVNTKIQRKMMDFEAAKSGKDNYTCPKDMTRLLEQMYSGKVVDEEYSIKMIEVLKKQQDLGRLDMYLPDDIVIAHKPGELKSLEHDVGIVFLKDCDYIISVMTNNMTTNLDGKIAIGKISKMVYDEYVRL; the protein is encoded by the coding sequence ATGAGTTTACATGATGACATAATGAATTTCATCAGCAATGCTGATGGAGATATAGGTGTTTCTGTAAAAAATCTGAAGACTGGAGAAATAATAAGCGTAAATGAAGATATGATGTTTCCATCTGCCAGCACGATAAAAATACTTATCATGGCACAGATATATAAGATGGCTAAAGAAGGGTACATAAGGCTAACTGACAACATCGTTTTATCTGACTTTATGAAGACGGACGGCAGCGGGATCTTGTACCAGTTAAACAGCAAGCACAAATTCACCATAGAAGAACTTATAACGCTGATGATAATTATAAGCGACAATACTGCCGCAAATGTTTTGATCGATATAGCAGATATGAAAAATATAAATAAGATGGCAGAAGATTTAGGCTTGGTTAATACTAAAATACAGAGAAAGATGATGGACTTTGAAGCAGCAAAATCCGGCAAGGACAACTACACATGTCCAAAGGATATGACGCGCCTTTTAGAGCAGATGTACTCTGGAAAAGTTGTAGATGAGGAGTACAGCATTAAGATGATAGAAGTCTTAAAGAAGCAACAGGATTTGGGAAGGCTTGATATGTACTTGCCGGATGACATAGTGATTGCTCATAAGCCTGGGGAACTTAAATCTTTAGAGCACGATGTAGGAATAGTGTTTTTAAAAGATTGCGACTACATAATAAGTGTGATGACAAACAACATGACTACGAATCTTGATGGAAAGATTGCCATAGGGAAAATATCAAAGATGGTCTACGACGAATACGTAAGATTATAA